From a region of the Candidatus Sulfotelmatobacter sp. genome:
- a CDS encoding DUF4337 family protein yields the protein MSETPADQPVSRRVRVPEALAPEGTQHHDAPHWIPVAAAVLALCSAVSGFLASTLQSEALLVKNEQIAIFTRAADTFNEYEAGRIKVAVYRAAIDSGNAKHPDLLAADAKREEAKGPPLLRSAAEDKKRSEAEGERSEHLATRHRWVESGTTLFEIAIVLVSITALAGSRLLPITAAIATACGLVVDTIGMLI from the coding sequence ATGAGCGAAACGCCCGCCGACCAGCCCGTCTCCCGGCGCGTCCGCGTCCCCGAAGCGCTCGCACCCGAGGGAACGCAGCATCACGACGCGCCGCACTGGATTCCGGTCGCCGCCGCGGTGCTGGCGCTGTGCTCGGCGGTCTCCGGCTTCCTCGCCAGCACGCTGCAAAGCGAGGCGCTGCTGGTCAAGAACGAGCAGATCGCGATCTTCACTCGCGCCGCCGACACGTTCAACGAATACGAGGCCGGGCGCATCAAGGTCGCCGTCTACCGCGCCGCCATCGACAGCGGGAACGCCAAACACCCGGATCTGCTCGCGGCCGATGCCAAGCGCGAGGAGGCCAAAGGACCGCCGCTGCTGCGCAGCGCCGCCGAGGACAAGAAGCGCTCGGAGGCCGAGGGCGAGCGTTCGGAGCACTTGGCGACGCGCCACCGGTGGGTCGAAAGCGGCACGACGCTGTTCGAGATCGCGATCGTGCTGGTCTCGATCACCGCCTTAGCCGGCTCGCGTCTGCTCCCGATCACGGCCGCGATCGCCACCGCGTGCGGCCTGGTCGTCGACACGATCGGCATGCTGATCTGA
- a CDS encoding alpha/beta fold hydrolase: MVDADAPPGWRRHTLRAAGLELAVFETGAPDGPPVLLLHGLGLWTSVTWDRLVARLDPRRRYVALDLPGFGASEKPDARYDTAFFRHVLEAAVPALGAGQVALVGHSLGGLLAADFAGAHPDRVRRLVLLAPAGFAHPRRHLALAVAARLARPLFMRPPRRALIAATLRGSVHDPASLDAGIVEQAQALGADPALRRAFARVYAAGLPAFASPAHRRTAQARYARYGGPVLCAWGRRDRYLPIAALAIVRRVYPQARTLILEHSGHLPTREEPAALATAIDAFLS; the protein is encoded by the coding sequence GTGGTAGACGCCGACGCTCCGCCCGGCTGGCGCCGCCACACGCTCCGGGCCGCCGGACTCGAGCTGGCGGTCTTCGAGACCGGCGCGCCGGACGGGCCGCCGGTCCTGCTGCTCCACGGCCTGGGACTGTGGACCTCCGTCACCTGGGACCGGCTGGTCGCCCGGCTGGACCCACGGCGGCGCTACGTCGCCCTGGACCTGCCGGGCTTCGGCGCCAGCGAGAAGCCGGACGCGCGCTACGACACCGCCTTCTTCCGGCACGTCCTCGAAGCGGCCGTGCCGGCGCTGGGCGCGGGGCAGGTGGCGCTGGTGGGGCACTCGCTGGGCGGGCTGCTGGCGGCCGACTTCGCGGGCGCCCACCCGGATCGGGTCCGCCGCCTGGTGCTGCTGGCGCCGGCCGGCTTCGCTCATCCGCGCCGGCACTTGGCGCTGGCGGTCGCCGCGCGGCTGGCCCGCCCGCTGTTCATGCGCCCGCCGCGGCGGGCACTGATCGCCGCCACCCTGCGGGGCAGCGTCCACGATCCGGCCAGCCTCGACGCGGGGATCGTCGAACAGGCCCAGGCGCTGGGCGCCGATCCCGCCCTGCGCCGGGCCTTCGCGCGGGTCTACGCCGCCGGTCTGCCGGCGTTCGCTTCGCCGGCGCACCGGCGCACCGCGCAGGCGCGCTACGCGCGCTACGGGGGCCCGGTGCTGTGCGCGTGGGGCCGCCGCGACCGGTACTTGCCGATCGCCGCGCTCGCGATCGTGCGCCGCGTGTACCCGCAAGCGCGCACGCTGATCCTCGAGCACAGCGGTCATCTGCCCACGCGCGAAGAACCGGCCGCGCTCGCGACGGCGATCGACGCGTTCCTGTCGTGA
- a CDS encoding carbon-nitrogen hydrolase family protein, producing MNARPTAVSAVQLQAHDRADFSERWPAILARIVAAAENGARLIVVPEGTVPGYVIGADPVDPQLLADAAQDVIAVACRSGATIVYGSARNGERGLANAAYVVTADGVVGFADKCFLWHFDRRWFTAGDALQPVETPLGRLGVFICADGRIPTIAATLVDAGAEVLVVPTAWVSSGRDPDALENIQADLMISVRARENGVPLIAANKVGVEARSVLYCGKSQIVAADGSPVALGSQHDEQIVHGTIAIGPAIVARGATPAVARGNGAALPASLRVAITAHVDPALHALAATAGAELVIDPHALATSAEIAHVDDEAVLDPRALVAPRLDGVRLFVWRASIDEHWTTRFARTRAAELRCYVVVLDTLHRRAFAVDPDGAIVCGTHGAFELAAFGFDRARTEAWRVAPDTDVRSGLERVRELTAPVAR from the coding sequence GTGAACGCTAGACCGACCGCCGTTAGTGCCGTTCAGCTGCAAGCTCACGACCGTGCCGATTTCAGCGAGCGCTGGCCCGCGATCCTGGCACGCATCGTGGCCGCGGCCGAAAACGGCGCGCGCTTGATCGTCGTCCCCGAAGGGACCGTCCCCGGATATGTTATCGGTGCCGACCCGGTCGACCCGCAGTTGCTTGCTGATGCCGCGCAAGACGTGATCGCGGTCGCATGCCGGAGCGGCGCGACGATCGTGTACGGTAGCGCACGAAACGGCGAGCGCGGACTCGCGAACGCAGCCTACGTGGTAACCGCCGACGGCGTCGTCGGCTTCGCCGACAAGTGCTTTCTGTGGCACTTCGATCGCCGCTGGTTCACCGCCGGCGACGCGTTGCAGCCGGTCGAGACGCCGCTCGGTCGACTGGGCGTCTTCATCTGCGCCGACGGCCGCATCCCGACCATTGCGGCGACGCTGGTCGACGCCGGCGCGGAAGTGCTCGTCGTTCCGACCGCCTGGGTGAGCAGCGGCCGCGATCCCGACGCGCTCGAGAACATCCAGGCGGATCTGATGATTTCCGTGCGCGCGCGTGAGAACGGCGTTCCGCTGATCGCCGCCAACAAGGTCGGCGTCGAAGCGCGCAGCGTGCTCTACTGCGGCAAGAGCCAGATCGTCGCGGCCGACGGCAGCCCGGTCGCACTGGGCTCGCAACACGACGAGCAGATCGTGCACGGCACGATCGCGATCGGCCCCGCCATCGTCGCGCGCGGCGCGACGCCGGCGGTCGCGCGCGGCAACGGCGCCGCGCTCCCGGCGAGCCTGCGGGTCGCGATCACCGCGCACGTCGATCCCGCCCTGCACGCGCTGGCCGCCACGGCCGGCGCCGAGCTGGTGATCGATCCGCACGCGCTCGCGACGAGCGCGGAGATCGCCCACGTCGACGACGAGGCCGTGCTCGATCCGCGCGCGCTGGTGGCGCCGCGGCTCGACGGCGTTCGGCTGTTCGTCTGGCGCGCCTCGATCGACGAGCACTGGACGACGCGGTTCGCGCGCACGCGCGCCGCCGAGCTGCGCTGCTACGTCGTCGTGCTCGACACGCTGCACCGGCGCGCCTTCGCCGTCGATCCCGACGGCGCGATCGTCTGCGGCACGCACGGCGCGTTCGAGCTGGCCGCGTTCGGTTTCGATCGCGCGCGCACCGAGGCCTGGCGCGTCGCGCCCGACACCGACGTGCGCAGCGGCCTCGAGCGCGTGCGCGAGCTGACCGCGCCGGTGGCGCGATGA
- a CDS encoding TlpA disulfide reductase family protein, whose protein sequence is MPRVPLVLVVVLLLCGCYNTPDPGSAAGGGGPGMLTGAPAQSYLVPRTDGRTDGLANYRGRVVLMNLWATWCPPCQEEMPALERFAREEAGKVVVLGVDQGESAGVAGAFARAHGVTFPILVDEQQQYGRTYAALGLPTSIVVGRDGKIVRGIDGAMTLAQMRAAVAPALAAR, encoded by the coding sequence GTGCCTCGGGTCCCGCTCGTCCTCGTCGTGGTGCTCCTCCTATGCGGGTGCTACAACACCCCCGACCCCGGCAGCGCCGCCGGCGGTGGCGGTCCCGGGATGCTGACCGGGGCGCCGGCGCAGTCGTACCTGGTCCCGCGCACGGACGGCCGGACCGACGGCTTGGCCAATTACCGCGGTCGCGTCGTGCTGATGAACCTGTGGGCGACCTGGTGTCCGCCGTGTCAGGAAGAGATGCCCGCCCTCGAGCGCTTCGCGCGCGAAGAGGCCGGCAAGGTCGTCGTGCTCGGCGTCGATCAGGGCGAGTCGGCCGGCGTCGCGGGCGCGTTCGCACGCGCGCACGGCGTCACTTTTCCGATCCTCGTCGACGAGCAGCAGCAGTACGGGCGCACCTACGCGGCGCTGGGTTTGCCGACCTCGATCGTCGTCGGGCGCGACGGCAAGATCGTGCGCGGCATCGACGGCGCCATGACGCTGGCGCAGATGCGCGCCGCCGTCGCTCCGGCGCTCGCCGCGCGATGA